The following proteins are encoded in a genomic region of Fundidesulfovibrio putealis DSM 16056:
- a CDS encoding DegT/DnrJ/EryC1/StrS family aminotransferase encodes MKVEFYRHGLDEADIANVVKVLNSIFLSTGPVTAEFEGKFAAYTGLANVVALNSCTAAMHMTLTALGVGPGDEVITSAMTFLASATSAQHAGATPVLVDVDPATGCIDPGAVGAAITPRTKAIIPVHLYGTMCDMTALRAIADKHGLFIVEDCAHCIEGERDGVRPGHLSDAACYSFYATKNLACGEGGAVATRNEDLAKAIKMVSLHGMTRNAASRYHGAYQHWDMLRLGWKCNLDDIHSALLVSQLDRLDASWTRRHELYQHYERGFGATPHIQRPAVVGKSGHHLYTVWVALERRDEVLHSLQQQGVGVAVNFRAIHLLTYFRDTFGYKRGDFPNAELIGDSTISLPFYPKMRDEEVDYVVEQVLKVV; translated from the coding sequence ATGAAAGTCGAATTTTACCGCCACGGCCTGGACGAGGCGGACATCGCCAACGTGGTAAAGGTCCTGAACTCAATCTTTCTGAGCACCGGTCCAGTCACAGCCGAATTCGAAGGCAAGTTCGCGGCCTACACCGGACTTGCGAACGTAGTGGCGCTCAACTCCTGTACGGCGGCCATGCACATGACCCTAACCGCTCTGGGCGTCGGCCCGGGCGACGAGGTCATCACCAGCGCCATGACCTTCCTGGCTTCCGCCACCAGCGCCCAGCACGCCGGAGCGACCCCCGTGCTGGTCGATGTGGACCCGGCTACGGGCTGCATCGACCCTGGCGCTGTGGGAGCGGCCATCACCCCCCGGACCAAGGCCATCATTCCCGTGCACCTGTACGGCACCATGTGCGACATGACGGCCCTGCGGGCCATCGCCGACAAGCACGGCCTGTTCATCGTAGAGGACTGCGCGCACTGCATTGAGGGCGAACGCGACGGCGTGCGTCCAGGCCACCTCTCCGACGCAGCCTGCTACAGCTTCTACGCCACAAAAAACCTGGCCTGCGGGGAAGGCGGGGCAGTGGCCACGCGCAACGAAGACCTCGCCAAGGCAATCAAGATGGTCTCCCTGCATGGAATGACCAGGAACGCCGCAAGCCGGTACCACGGCGCATACCAGCACTGGGATATGTTGCGGCTTGGCTGGAAGTGCAACCTGGACGACATCCACTCTGCCCTGCTTGTAAGCCAGTTGGACCGACTGGACGCCAGTTGGACCCGTCGGCATGAACTCTACCAGCACTACGAGCGAGGCTTTGGCGCCACCCCCCATATCCAAAGGCCCGCAGTGGTGGGCAAAAGCGGCCACCACCTTTATACTGTCTGGGTGGCTCTGGAACGGCGGGACGAGGTTCTGCACTCACTCCAGCAGCAAGGGGTCGGGGTAGCGGTCAACTTCCGGGCCATCCACCTGCTCACCTACTTCAGGGACACCTTCGGCTACAAACGCGGCGACTTTCCCAACGCCGAGTTGATCGGTGACAGCACCATCTCGTTGCCGTTTTATCCCAAGATGCGCGACGAAGAGGTGGATTACGTGGTGGAGCAGGTACTGAAAGTGGTGTGA
- a CDS encoding glycosyltransferase family 39 protein yields MKPLSEKTADILLLLVITALAAWLRLAHSGQASLWWDEFITLGASLRPLGESLLVLKNFGPSDVIVEMFPPLHHIITHALLLAGGSDAVLRLPGLLAGVATVPALYVLARGPLGRLSALACALLLALSVYHIHYSRELRPYALFMLENILALHVLRLVLMQARIRMALVYGGLVAAMFYTSYMATILVSAQMLFAAGFLAMRSVCDRTKRGESLRIAGWLALALGCAVMAYLPWASSQAVLFKALQAPSQSQTIPFSFVAGTLKEFASFAYRGDFPAGWLLAGLGVSGFAVAVVRQGPAFPLMMALWGFMPVAAIVLAQTRMDLSSRYVFPVFMFLVLFGGHFLAECIVMLGRCIFGAGPAIFAARAVVAGVVCVLVSAPNLESLGEYYSRESSSYKQLMSYLMENRNNMDVLLFAHPRQLKLIAGWYAGETFSDVRQISGAGYFRAFMISPRSVNVAGLQGAVSRGRIVDTEIVSLGVARAGVVPIAPDDSGSFVYGDDFTTMRFLEDVHESHNVGLSLEHKVLTPYDAGRSGWCEYLFRSLNQNTVSSAQLTLDLALVLNAGEDSDAVVRIGVAAGSGEIKTVREASIHDFKDESGRLLPADQLKVRHAKIEMDLTGHLAGAEDVRLRIDFGPSMRAGAIEISGMQMRLVQAGPAHSKVRGLSETLSRIPLAAWTPGRQLVLSNALYAFSVDGVVTAGDVGTPQERASFMRENPNATPVRVLRYPDGNPGVELYDPALANPYVRVRPSHGSTLESVPDAARSIRTLRLSGVMDNPQVELGKSRLVVPVSSKSPGVFTMTDAGEAELTLTPLFTRQEFDAAKVESLSGARKIPDEDCITCDSPRPCSVTYGASLGFPVRFVRVLAYPRVVSAPDGRNTVRTLLSTNGTDWREINIYRGEASGRWEGLKIPQYTMVGLDQPASRVLIRFELSGQDAQLWSAHDAAMRLDFRLSSPQSLFVAVESWPTNLNISNPEPLDVMLLRERLQFPDSLKRTR; encoded by the coding sequence GTGAAACCGCTTTCAGAAAAAACTGCCGACATTCTCCTTCTCTTGGTGATCACGGCTCTTGCGGCTTGGTTGCGACTCGCGCATTCCGGCCAGGCCTCACTGTGGTGGGACGAGTTCATAACCCTGGGCGCATCCTTGCGTCCGCTTGGCGAAAGCCTGCTCGTCCTGAAGAACTTCGGTCCCTCGGACGTCATCGTGGAGATGTTCCCCCCCCTGCACCACATCATTACGCATGCCCTTTTGCTCGCTGGCGGCTCTGATGCGGTCCTGCGCCTGCCCGGCCTGCTCGCCGGAGTGGCCACCGTTCCGGCGCTCTACGTTCTGGCCAGGGGTCCGCTCGGAAGGCTGAGTGCGCTGGCGTGCGCCTTGCTCCTGGCCCTGTCGGTCTACCATATTCACTACAGCAGAGAGCTCCGGCCGTACGCCCTGTTCATGCTGGAGAACATCCTGGCCCTTCACGTGTTGCGCTTGGTGCTGATGCAGGCCCGGATACGAATGGCTCTCGTGTATGGCGGTCTGGTTGCCGCCATGTTCTACACGTCGTACATGGCCACAATTCTTGTGTCGGCGCAGATGCTGTTTGCGGCCGGGTTTCTCGCCATGCGTTCAGTTTGTGACAGGACGAAGCGCGGAGAGTCCCTCAGAATCGCAGGGTGGCTTGCCCTTGCGCTAGGCTGCGCTGTCATGGCGTATCTACCCTGGGCATCCTCGCAGGCCGTGCTGTTCAAGGCGTTGCAAGCCCCTTCTCAGTCGCAGACAATTCCCTTCTCGTTCGTCGCAGGGACACTCAAGGAATTCGCCTCGTTCGCCTACCGTGGCGACTTCCCGGCGGGTTGGCTACTGGCTGGGCTTGGGGTGTCGGGATTTGCAGTGGCTGTAGTACGCCAGGGTCCAGCTTTTCCTCTCATGATGGCGCTCTGGGGCTTCATGCCTGTAGCCGCGATCGTGTTGGCCCAGACCCGGATGGACCTGAGTTCCCGCTATGTCTTTCCTGTGTTCATGTTTCTTGTTCTTTTTGGCGGGCATTTTCTCGCTGAATGCATCGTCATGTTGGGGCGGTGCATCTTTGGCGCGGGACCTGCCATCTTCGCAGCCCGGGCAGTGGTTGCAGGCGTGGTTTGCGTGCTCGTGAGCGCTCCGAATCTTGAGAGCTTGGGCGAGTATTATTCCCGCGAGTCTTCCAGCTACAAACAGCTCATGTCGTACCTGATGGAGAACAGAAACAATATGGACGTTCTCCTGTTCGCCCATCCTCGTCAGTTGAAGCTGATCGCTGGATGGTATGCAGGCGAAACGTTTTCCGATGTTCGACAGATCTCCGGCGCAGGATATTTTCGGGCCTTCATGATATCCCCCCGTTCCGTCAACGTGGCCGGTTTGCAGGGGGCGGTCAGCCGGGGTCGCATTGTGGACACCGAGATCGTTTCCCTGGGGGTGGCCCGCGCAGGCGTGGTCCCCATCGCCCCTGACGATTCGGGATCATTCGTCTACGGCGACGATTTTACGACCATGCGTTTTCTGGAAGACGTTCACGAGAGCCATAATGTGGGGCTTTCATTGGAGCATAAGGTACTCACGCCGTACGATGCCGGCCGTAGCGGGTGGTGCGAGTATCTCTTTCGCTCCTTGAATCAAAACACCGTGTCTTCGGCGCAGCTGACCCTTGATTTGGCGCTTGTCCTCAATGCGGGAGAAGACTCCGACGCAGTGGTCAGAATTGGAGTCGCTGCCGGTTCGGGTGAAATCAAAACTGTACGTGAAGCGTCCATTCATGATTTCAAGGATGAATCGGGTCGTCTTCTGCCTGCAGACCAGCTTAAGGTCCGTCATGCGAAAATTGAGATGGATCTTACAGGGCATCTTGCGGGTGCGGAGGATGTGCGTCTCCGCATCGACTTCGGTCCAAGCATGCGCGCGGGCGCAATCGAGATAAGCGGGATGCAGATGCGCCTGGTCCAGGCCGGGCCCGCGCATTCCAAAGTGCGGGGTCTCTCGGAAACCTTGTCCCGCATTCCCCTGGCGGCGTGGACGCCTGGGCGCCAACTGGTGCTCTCCAACGCGTTATATGCGTTCAGTGTGGACGGAGTGGTCACTGCGGGCGACGTTGGCACGCCCCAGGAGCGCGCATCATTCATGCGCGAAAATCCCAACGCAACGCCTGTACGAGTTCTTCGCTATCCGGACGGCAACCCTGGCGTGGAGTTGTATGATCCGGCACTGGCGAACCCGTATGTACGGGTTCGTCCCTCTCATGGCTCAACATTGGAGTCCGTGCCTGACGCCGCACGCAGTATACGAACCCTGAGGCTGTCGGGGGTCATGGACAACCCGCAGGTTGAACTCGGAAAATCCCGGCTGGTCGTTCCGGTTTCGAGCAAATCTCCCGGTGTGTTCACCATGACGGACGCAGGGGAGGCGGAGTTAACCCTGACTCCACTGTTCACCCGGCAGGAGTTCGACGCAGCCAAGGTTGAGAGCCTCTCCGGAGCAAGGAAAATACCCGACGAGGACTGCATCACGTGCGACTCTCCAAGGCCTTGCTCAGTCACATACGGGGCCAGCTTGGGCTTTCCGGTCCGCTTCGTACGGGTGTTGGCGTATCCTCGAGTGGTGAGCGCGCCGGATGGCAGGAACACGGTCCGGACTCTTCTTTCGACAAACGGGACCGACTGGCGTGAGATCAACATCTACAGGGGGGAGGCCTCAGGGCGTTGGGAAGGGCTCAAGATCCCGCAGTATACGATGGTTGGCCTGGATCAACCGGCATCCAGGGTTTTGATCCGCTTCGAACTGTCCGGGCAGGATGCACAACTCTGGTCGGCTCATGACGCCGCGATGCGGCTTGATTTTCGGCTTTCAAGTCCGCAAAGCCTGTTCGTAGCCGTTGAATCCTGGCCGACGAATCTGAACATATCCAATCCGGAACCGTTGGACGTCATGCTTCTCAGGGAACGGTTGCAGTTCCCTGATTCGCTCAAAAGAACCCGCTGA
- a CDS encoding amino acid ABC transporter permease: MHWDVVWNNFDYFLWGAYPKGPLGGLAMSILMALGGIFGAFWLGLLIGVCRLSKRVWLRAPAMVYIEIIRGTPLLMVIFWFYFLAPVIMGKSLPDWQSAIIALIVFTSAYIAEIVRAGVLSLPKGQMEAARGSGLSHVQTMIYIILPQALFNMIPSFVNQFVSLTKDTSLAYIIGVSELTKTATQVNSRTMKAPFEIFITVAALYFLVCFVLTELSRRLETKINRYQARGR; this comes from the coding sequence ATGCATTGGGACGTTGTCTGGAACAATTTCGACTATTTTCTCTGGGGAGCCTACCCCAAAGGCCCGCTGGGCGGATTGGCCATGTCCATCCTCATGGCCCTAGGCGGCATCTTCGGGGCGTTCTGGCTTGGCCTGCTGATCGGCGTGTGCAGGCTCTCCAAGCGCGTGTGGTTGCGCGCCCCGGCCATGGTCTACATCGAGATCATCCGAGGCACGCCGCTGCTCATGGTCATCTTCTGGTTCTACTTCCTGGCCCCGGTGATCATGGGCAAGAGCCTGCCGGACTGGCAGTCTGCCATCATCGCGCTCATCGTGTTCACCAGCGCCTACATCGCGGAGATCGTGCGCGCGGGCGTACTCTCGCTGCCCAAGGGCCAGATGGAGGCCGCGCGCGGCTCCGGACTCTCGCACGTGCAGACCATGATCTACATCATCCTGCCCCAGGCGCTCTTCAACATGATCCCCTCCTTCGTGAACCAGTTCGTCTCGCTCACCAAGGACACCTCCCTGGCCTACATCATCGGCGTGAGCGAGCTCACCAAGACCGCCACCCAGGTCAACAGCCGCACCATGAAGGCTCCCTTCGAGATCTTCATCACCGTGGCCGCCCTGTACTTCCTGGTCTGCTTCGTGCTGACCGAGCTGTCGCGCCGACTGGAGACCAAGATCAACCGCTATCAGGCCAGGGGGCGGTAA
- a CDS encoding amino acid ABC transporter permease, which produces MAYQFDWELVVSGQYGDWIVDGLITTLQISGISIGLALVLGTLACIMRLSKLKPLEWIAWTYIEFFRNTPLLVQIFFWYFGSYTVLPDSVNAWLNTVNQEFACGVIALTFYTGAFIAEDLRSGIFAIPKTQLEASRACGLSFMQAMGYVILPQAFRIIIPPLISQFLNLIKNSSLVMTIGVADLTYMARQIEAHTFHGLEAFTVATLIYLSISLVVSFSIQQYNMRVLRAAR; this is translated from the coding sequence TTGGCCTATCAGTTCGACTGGGAACTCGTGGTTTCCGGCCAGTACGGCGACTGGATCGTCGACGGCCTCATCACCACCCTCCAGATTTCCGGAATCTCCATCGGCTTGGCCCTGGTGCTCGGCACCCTGGCGTGCATCATGCGCCTGTCCAAGTTGAAGCCGCTGGAATGGATCGCGTGGACCTACATTGAGTTCTTCCGCAACACGCCGCTTCTGGTGCAGATTTTCTTCTGGTATTTCGGTTCCTACACCGTCCTGCCGGATTCCGTGAACGCCTGGCTCAACACCGTGAACCAGGAGTTCGCCTGCGGCGTCATCGCCCTGACCTTCTACACCGGGGCCTTCATCGCCGAAGACCTGCGCTCGGGCATCTTCGCCATCCCCAAGACCCAGTTGGAGGCCTCGCGCGCCTGCGGGTTGTCCTTCATGCAGGCCATGGGCTACGTCATCCTGCCCCAGGCGTTCAGGATCATCATTCCGCCGCTCATTTCGCAGTTCTTGAACCTCATCAAGAACTCCTCGCTGGTCATGACCATCGGCGTGGCGGATCTGACCTACATGGCCCGCCAGATCGAGGCGCACACCTTCCACGGCCTGGAAGCCTTCACCGTGGCCACGCTCATCTATCTGTCCATCTCGCTGGTGGTCTCCTTCTCCATTCAACAGTACAACATGCGCGTGCTGCGCGCGGCGAGGTAG
- a CDS encoding ABC transporter substrate-binding protein, translating to MKRLATALTAILVLAFLVSPAFAGKIEDIKKRGTLVAGVKDSQPPFGYVDEKTNQIVGFEIDIMKFLADKLGVKLDVKAVTSSTRIPMLTQGEVDIVAATMTHKKDREGQIDFSITYFMTGQRLLVKKGGPIKSVKDLASKKIGSVKGSTSEQNAKKAEPTATIVSFETYPEAFLALKQGKVEAVTTDEAILVGLKYSDEKPEAWDIVGDYISPEPYGFGLIENDSKFRDFVNVSLMEMWESGEYKKVYDKWFGKDTKNYIPLTWTMELWP from the coding sequence ATGAAGCGTCTTGCCACGGCTCTTACGGCCATCCTGGTCCTGGCTTTCCTGGTATCCCCCGCCTTCGCGGGCAAAATCGAAGACATCAAGAAGAGGGGCACGCTGGTCGCGGGCGTGAAGGATTCGCAGCCCCCCTTCGGCTATGTCGATGAAAAGACCAACCAGATCGTCGGCTTCGAAATCGACATCATGAAGTTCCTGGCCGACAAGCTGGGCGTGAAGCTCGACGTGAAGGCCGTCACCTCCTCCACCCGCATCCCCATGCTCACCCAGGGTGAAGTGGACATCGTGGCCGCCACCATGACCCACAAGAAGGACCGCGAGGGTCAGATCGACTTCTCCATCACCTACTTCATGACCGGACAGCGCCTGCTGGTGAAGAAGGGCGGCCCCATCAAGTCCGTGAAGGACCTGGCCAGCAAGAAGATCGGCTCGGTGAAGGGTTCCACCTCCGAGCAGAACGCCAAGAAGGCTGAGCCCACCGCCACCATCGTCTCCTTCGAGACCTACCCCGAGGCCTTCCTGGCCCTCAAGCAGGGCAAGGTCGAGGCCGTGACCACCGACGAAGCCATCCTGGTGGGCCTCAAGTACTCCGACGAGAAGCCCGAAGCCTGGGACATCGTGGGCGACTACATCTCTCCCGAGCCCTACGGTTTCGGCTTGATCGAGAACGACTCCAAGTTCCGCGACTTCGTGAACGTCTCCCTGATGGAGATGTGGGAGTCCGGCGAGTACAAGAAGGTCTACGACAAGTGGTTCGGCAAGGACACGAAGAACTACATCCCCCTGACCTGGACCATGGAACTCTGGCCGTAG
- a CDS encoding amino acid ABC transporter ATP-binding protein, whose amino-acid sequence MPMIEFKDVHKWYGDFHVLKGIEESVEQGEVLVICGPSGSGKSTLIRCVNRLEEYQRGTILFDGKDIHDRSMDVNQLRSEIGIVFQQFNLYPHLTVLKNVSLAPVKVRKMDKVEADRLALDLLERVGIHDQAHKYPAELSGGQQQRVAIARALAMRPKVMLFDEPTSALDPEMINEVLNVMKDLARDGMTMLCVTHEMGFAREVADRIIFMDGGEIIEEGPPQEFFKNPKHERTRAFLREIL is encoded by the coding sequence ATGCCCATGATCGAGTTCAAGGATGTCCACAAATGGTACGGGGATTTCCACGTCCTCAAGGGCATCGAAGAGTCCGTCGAACAGGGTGAGGTGCTGGTCATATGCGGCCCTTCCGGCTCGGGGAAGTCCACGCTCATCCGTTGCGTCAACCGTCTTGAGGAGTACCAGCGCGGCACCATCCTCTTCGACGGCAAGGACATCCACGACCGCAGCATGGACGTGAACCAGCTGCGCTCCGAAATCGGCATCGTGTTCCAGCAGTTCAACCTGTACCCGCACCTCACCGTGCTGAAAAACGTCAGCCTCGCTCCGGTCAAGGTGCGCAAGATGGACAAGGTCGAGGCCGACCGCCTGGCCCTGGACCTCCTGGAGCGCGTGGGCATCCACGACCAGGCCCACAAGTACCCGGCGGAGCTCTCCGGCGGCCAGCAGCAGCGCGTGGCCATCGCGCGCGCCCTGGCCATGCGCCCCAAGGTGATGCTCTTCGACGAGCCCACCTCGGCCCTGGACCCCGAAATGATCAACGAAGTCTTGAACGTCATGAAGGATCTGGCCCGCGACGGCATGACCATGCTCTGCGTCACCCACGAGATGGGTTTCGCGCGCGAAGTGGCCGACCGCATCATCTTCATGGACGGCGGAGAGATCATCGAGGAAGGGCCGCCGCAGGAATTCTTCAAGAACCCCAAGCATGAACGCACCCGCGCGTTCCTCAGGGAAATCCTCTAA
- a CDS encoding tetratricopeptide repeat protein has product MPTETASTASQAVRGVFATETVTSVGFGATKRRVKQTVYVYAEEAADGMMACRSLSSGFIPQGDKRMVTRDELLKKFVPAPHIYLDRVLPALAALEQAVDSAERCRKEGQLFTAEFEFKNALRLDEGHIRASFGLGLTYLDRGDPDNADIVFRKLSRVEGVTDPEYKHLFNEFGIKLRKNGMYPQALGHYGKALRLSPDDEHLLYNLARALFEKGKLRAALRFLDKALTIRQNFKEALEFRRRITEMLTTTIIDDTELPQGSASSEGVSPEKP; this is encoded by the coding sequence ATGCCCACCGAAACAGCCAGCACCGCGAGCCAAGCCGTACGCGGGGTCTTCGCCACCGAGACGGTCACCTCGGTCGGCTTCGGAGCCACCAAACGCCGGGTCAAGCAGACTGTCTACGTCTACGCCGAAGAGGCCGCCGACGGCATGATGGCCTGCCGCAGCCTGAGCTCCGGGTTCATCCCCCAGGGCGACAAGCGCATGGTCACGCGCGATGAGTTGCTGAAAAAGTTCGTCCCTGCCCCGCACATCTACCTGGACAGGGTGCTGCCCGCCCTGGCCGCCCTGGAGCAGGCCGTGGACTCGGCTGAGCGCTGCCGCAAGGAAGGCCAGCTCTTCACCGCCGAGTTCGAATTCAAGAACGCCCTGCGCCTGGACGAGGGCCACATCCGGGCCTCCTTCGGCCTGGGGCTGACCTACCTGGACCGGGGCGATCCGGACAACGCCGACATCGTGTTCCGCAAGCTCTCCCGCGTGGAGGGCGTGACAGATCCTGAATACAAGCACCTGTTCAACGAATTCGGCATCAAGCTGCGCAAGAACGGCATGTATCCCCAGGCCCTGGGACACTACGGCAAGGCCCTGCGCCTGAGTCCCGACGACGAACACCTGCTCTACAACCTTGCGCGCGCTCTTTTCGAGAAGGGAAAGCTGCGCGCGGCCCTGCGCTTTCTGGACAAGGCCCTGACCATCAGGCAGAATTTCAAGGAAGCCCTTGAGTTCCGGCGCCGTATAACCGAAATGCTCACCACGACCATCATCGACGACACGGAGCTCCCGCAAGGCAGCGCCAGCTCCGAAGGCGTCTCACCGGAGAAGCCATGA
- a CDS encoding efflux RND transporter periplasmic adaptor subunit, with protein sequence MPRKHEVETSPAVMVHPTRALTLVNATGYAVADRKAALASKVTSRLVWLGVEEGSRVKQGDVLARLESDDVSASLKQAEADLAAARFRVDQDNAELVDAKLNHDRFAQLEKRAVVARSEYDQAVARYRKAQAAHENSLRALEAHKAGLELARANKEYTVLRAPFDAVVLTKSADVGDIVTPIGASSTAKASVVTIADLGSLQIEADVSESNLAKIRQGQPVEIMLDAYGEERFPGYVHMIVPTADKTKATVMVKVRFDKLDPRVLPQMSAKVAFLDRAPTPEERAPRLSVPVKAVVERNGGKAVFLVDAGVARLTPVKAGQTLGDMLEIVEGLKSGDRVVVSPPDSLKDGGAVSAAGK encoded by the coding sequence ATGCCCCGCAAGCACGAAGTGGAGACTTCCCCGGCGGTGATGGTCCATCCCACGCGCGCGCTGACCCTGGTGAACGCCACGGGCTACGCCGTGGCCGACCGCAAGGCCGCGCTTGCCTCCAAGGTCACCAGCAGGCTGGTGTGGCTTGGCGTGGAGGAGGGCAGCCGCGTCAAGCAGGGTGACGTGCTGGCGCGCCTGGAGAGCGACGACGTGAGCGCCTCGCTCAAGCAGGCCGAGGCCGACCTGGCGGCCGCGCGCTTCCGCGTGGACCAGGACAACGCCGAGCTGGTTGACGCCAAGCTGAACCACGACCGCTTCGCCCAGTTGGAAAAGCGCGCCGTGGTGGCCCGCTCCGAGTACGACCAGGCCGTGGCCCGCTACCGCAAGGCCCAGGCCGCCCACGAGAACTCCCTCCGGGCGCTGGAGGCGCACAAGGCCGGGTTGGAACTGGCCCGCGCCAACAAGGAATACACCGTGCTGCGCGCCCCGTTCGACGCGGTGGTGCTCACCAAGAGCGCGGACGTGGGCGACATCGTGACCCCCATCGGGGCCAGCAGCACGGCCAAGGCCTCGGTGGTGACCATCGCGGACCTGGGGTCCTTGCAGATCGAAGCCGACGTGTCCGAATCCAACCTGGCGAAAATCCGCCAGGGCCAGCCCGTGGAAATCATGCTGGACGCCTACGGCGAGGAGCGTTTCCCCGGCTACGTGCACATGATCGTGCCCACGGCAGACAAGACCAAGGCCACGGTGATGGTCAAGGTGCGCTTTGACAAGCTGGACCCGCGCGTCCTGCCCCAGATGAGCGCCAAGGTGGCCTTTCTGGATCGTGCGCCCACGCCCGAAGAGCGCGCCCCCAGGCTGTCCGTGCCTGTAAAGGCCGTAGTCGAGCGAAACGGCGGCAAAGCCGTGTTCCTGGTGGACGCAGGCGTGGCCCGGCTGACCCCGGTGAAGGCCGGGCAGACGCTTGGGGATATGTTGGAGATTGTGGAAGGGTTGAAGTCTGGCGACCGCGTGGTGGTTTCACCGCCGGATTCCCTCAAAGACGGCGGAGCCGTATCGGCGGCGGGCAAGTGA
- a CDS encoding ABC transporter ATP-binding protein — protein sequence MTTPETLIEIRGLAKSYQRGGQVIPVLTDISFDIARGEFLALMGPSGSGKSTLLNCLAGIDRADAGQIVVNGQDITQLDETELAEWRSRSVGFIFQFYNLIPVLTALENVELPLLLTDLSRRERREHAESALAAVGLDDRMDHYPAQLSGGQQQRVAIARAIVTDPDILVADEPTGDLDRVSAEDILNLLDRLSAELGKTIIMVTHDPRAAQQAHVLRHLDKGELSRVADPAGR from the coding sequence GTGACCACCCCGGAAACGCTGATCGAGATTCGCGGGCTGGCCAAGTCCTACCAGCGCGGCGGGCAGGTCATCCCGGTGCTGACGGACATCTCCTTCGACATCGCGCGCGGGGAGTTCCTGGCCCTCATGGGGCCGTCCGGGTCGGGCAAGTCCACGCTGCTGAACTGCCTGGCGGGCATCGACCGTGCCGACGCCGGGCAGATCGTGGTGAATGGGCAGGACATCACCCAACTGGACGAGACCGAGCTTGCCGAGTGGCGCAGCCGAAGCGTGGGGTTCATCTTCCAGTTCTACAACCTGATCCCGGTGCTCACCGCCTTGGAGAACGTGGAGCTGCCGCTGCTGCTCACGGATCTTTCGCGCCGGGAGCGCCGCGAACACGCCGAGTCCGCCCTGGCCGCCGTGGGCCTGGACGACCGCATGGACCACTACCCGGCCCAGCTCTCCGGCGGGCAGCAGCAGCGCGTGGCCATCGCCCGGGCCATCGTCACCGACCCGGACATCCTGGTGGCCGACGAACCCACCGGCGACCTGGACCGCGTCAGCGCCGAGGACATCCTGAACCTGCTGGACCGCCTGAGCGCGGAGCTTGGCAAGACCATCATCATGGTCACCCACGACCCGCGCGCCGCGCAGCAGGCCCACGTTCTGCGCCATCTGGACAAGGGGGAGCTTTCCCGTGTTGCTGATCCGGCTGGCCGTTAG